Proteins encoded by one window of Chryseobacterium foetidum:
- a CDS encoding DUF6705 family protein, translating to MKTKLFIFLLFLANTIFAQQITEYKNLYTDNTSFDFPPANPKYYKDINHYFDSFVGTWKYTNGNKTFIVTLWKEAMSEFKDYEDLNVNYYADNIYGHYKMVQDYGTSNQSIIYTSEINMGVSSTQWPTVVFADAVEPNKLAGHLYDIKTEPANSEFFPLRGFISLTINSGSNPVTAHWKVTDSEERLSSGKNYSFVIPTDITLTKE from the coding sequence ATGAAAACAAAATTATTTATCTTCCTGCTTTTTTTGGCAAATACAATTTTTGCACAACAGATTACAGAATATAAAAATCTATATACTGACAACACTTCATTTGATTTTCCACCTGCGAATCCAAAATATTATAAGGATATTAATCATTACTTTGATTCTTTTGTAGGTACGTGGAAATATACGAATGGTAATAAGACATTTATTGTTACGCTTTGGAAAGAAGCTATGAGTGAGTTTAAAGATTATGAGGATTTAAATGTAAATTATTACGCGGATAATATTTATGGGCATTACAAAATGGTGCAAGATTATGGCACGTCTAATCAATCAATAATATATACCTCAGAAATTAATATGGGAGTATCTTCTACACAATGGCCAACTGTAGTATTTGCAGATGCTGTTGAACCAAATAAATTAGCAGGACACTTGTATGATATCAAAACAGAGCCAGCAAATTCAGAATTTTTTCCCTTAAGAGGTTTTATAAGCTTAACAATTAATTCCGGGAGTAATCCTGTAACAGCTCATTGGAAAGTTACAGACTCTGAAGAGAGACTCTCAAGTGGTAAAAATTATAGTTTTGTAATACCGACAGATATAACTCTAACGAAAGAGTAA
- a CDS encoding rhomboid family intramembrane serine protease — MFNTIPPITRNIIILNIVVFIAALVMPQLNDYLSAYFPLLPQFKSWQIITHMFMHGSFMHILFNMLTLFSFGPILEQSLGDKKYLILYFLSGLGAFALYTLWNFLQYQSAFSELNDLGFNIQGYIADPESFANTKVSLQVQELVSQKINPVLFGRMVGASGAIFGVIAAFATLYPDSKIGIMFIPIPVKVKYVLPVIIIGSIVLEVTGNTGGIAHLAHVGGAIVGFILAKIWKKHLYRFN, encoded by the coding sequence ATGTTTAATACTATACCACCGATTACCCGAAACATAATTATTCTGAATATTGTGGTTTTTATTGCAGCACTCGTTATGCCACAGCTAAACGATTACCTTTCTGCATACTTTCCGCTATTGCCACAGTTCAAGTCGTGGCAGATCATCACACACATGTTTATGCACGGAAGTTTTATGCATATACTTTTTAATATGCTTACATTGTTTAGTTTCGGGCCAATTCTGGAGCAATCTCTGGGAGATAAAAAATATTTAATTCTATATTTTCTGAGTGGCCTGGGAGCTTTTGCATTATATACTCTGTGGAATTTTTTACAGTATCAAAGTGCTTTTTCTGAATTAAACGATTTAGGATTTAATATACAAGGCTATATTGCAGATCCTGAAAGCTTTGCAAACACCAAAGTTTCATTACAGGTTCAGGAATTGGTTAGTCAAAAAATAAACCCTGTGTTATTTGGAAGAATGGTTGGAGCTTCGGGAGCCATTTTCGGTGTTATTGCAGCGTTTGCAACTTTATATCCAGACTCAAAAATAGGAATTATGTTTATCCCGATTCCTGTAAAAGTTAAATATGTTTTGCCCGTTATTATCATTGGCTCAATAGTATTGGAAGTTACAGGCAATACAGGTGGCATTGCACATTTAGCTCACGTTGGAGGTGCCATCGTAGGTTTTATTTTAGCAAAAATCTGGAAGAAGCACCTCTACCGTTTCAATTAA
- a CDS encoding GH3 auxin-responsive promoter family protein, with product MATKALFNTVVNWFIKQRIDQIQHFIDHPIETQKGILFSQLFHAEDTEYGKKHGFNSISSYQDFKNKVPVVCYEDFEPYIEKARQGQKDVSWPGYIKHFAKSSGTTNAKSKFIPISAESLEYCHMKAGKDMVSIYANNHPENQLFTNKNLRLGGSSELYADFNTKFGDLSAIIIDNLPFWVEITTIPNKKVSLMSEWESKLQAIVSQVKNEDVGSILGVPSWMMVLLQRVLKETDAGSISQLWPNLEVFFHGGISFKPYREQYQGIIGKKINYYEIYNASEGFFGIQDRSDSDEMLLMLDYGIFYEFIPMDQFHLSNPKVVCLEEVEKGKNYAMVITTNGGLWRYLIGDTVVFTSTDPFRIKITGRTKHYINAFGEELMINNVDAALAKACECTQSSIAEFTGAPVFMKENESGAHEWIFEFTKPPENLDAFVDSFDQHLKSVNSDYEAKRYNNITLKRPLVHIAKPNLFYLWLESKGKLGGQNKVPRLSNDREYIDVLLELNK from the coding sequence ATGGCAACAAAGGCACTTTTCAATACGGTGGTCAATTGGTTTATCAAGCAGAGGATAGACCAGATACAGCATTTCATCGATCATCCGATAGAAACCCAGAAAGGGATTCTCTTTTCGCAGCTCTTTCATGCGGAAGACACCGAGTACGGGAAAAAGCATGGCTTCAACTCCATTTCAAGCTATCAGGATTTTAAAAATAAAGTCCCTGTAGTTTGTTATGAAGATTTTGAACCTTACATCGAAAAGGCAAGGCAGGGGCAGAAAGACGTCAGCTGGCCCGGTTACATCAAGCATTTTGCGAAATCTTCCGGAACGACGAATGCGAAAAGTAAATTTATCCCAATCTCCGCAGAAAGTCTTGAATACTGCCACATGAAAGCCGGAAAAGACATGGTTTCTATCTACGCCAACAATCATCCGGAAAACCAGCTTTTCACCAATAAAAATCTACGTCTTGGCGGAAGTTCCGAACTCTACGCTGACTTCAATACAAAATTTGGAGATCTTTCTGCTATTATCATTGATAATCTACCTTTTTGGGTAGAAATTACCACCATTCCCAATAAAAAAGTTTCTCTGATGTCTGAATGGGAATCTAAACTTCAGGCAATTGTTTCGCAAGTTAAAAATGAAGATGTCGGAAGTATTCTTGGAGTCCCAAGTTGGATGATGGTGCTTCTGCAAAGGGTTTTAAAGGAAACTGACGCGGGAAGTATTTCTCAGCTTTGGCCTAATCTTGAAGTTTTTTTTCATGGCGGAATCAGTTTTAAGCCTTACCGTGAACAGTATCAGGGAATCATCGGTAAAAAAATAAATTACTACGAAATTTACAACGCGTCAGAAGGCTTTTTCGGAATTCAGGACAGATCAGACAGCGACGAGATGCTTCTGATGCTCGATTACGGAATTTTCTATGAGTTCATCCCGATGGATCAGTTTCATCTTTCTAACCCGAAGGTAGTGTGTCTGGAAGAGGTTGAAAAGGGCAAAAACTACGCAATGGTCATTACCACCAACGGCGGTTTGTGGCGTTATCTGATTGGCGATACGGTAGTTTTCACATCCACAGATCCTTTCAGAATAAAAATTACGGGAAGAACCAAACATTATATCAATGCGTTCGGGGAAGAACTGATGATTAATAATGTGGATGCCGCCTTGGCAAAGGCTTGTGAATGTACACAGTCAAGCATTGCAGAATTTACAGGCGCTCCGGTTTTTATGAAAGAAAACGAAAGTGGTGCCCACGAATGGATTTTTGAATTTACCAAACCACCTGAAAATCTGGATGCATTTGTAGATTCTTTTGATCAGCACTTAAAATCAGTTAATTCTGATTATGAGGCTAAAAGGTACAATAACATTACTTTGAAAAGACCTTTGGTTCACATCGCAAAACCCAATTTATTCTACCTTTGGCTGGAGTCCAAAGGCAAACTGGGTGGACAAAACAAAGTTCCGCGACTGAGCAATGACCGTGAATATATAGATGTGCTTTTAGAATTAAATAAATAA
- a CDS encoding endonuclease/exonuclease/phosphatase family protein yields MKIVRIALLIAHLGVLCLLFGVLLNAYVPPKIFSWFNILSLAFPVLISVYCLLTVTWIFMWKKRAFVFMFLGLFFFSATQRWVNFSSQKETGDLKIITFNTKGGKFGKNEIENYINGKGADIVLLQEDGNLDYQFTGLKKAKERPLSSLYSKYEIVGYKEIFEGMYSEDFNAFADYTDLKINNKTVRLVNVYLQPFKFDKSMVKLKGNSAEDETKVKNIVKKLIPTFKMHQDQIDMIRKYVDNSPYPVIMTGDFNAVPNSYEYYHLGKNLQDAFVKVGKGSATSFHDYKYPLRLDYIFSSESILPVSYEVDHSVKISDHYPVSATLKFSN; encoded by the coding sequence ATGAAAATTGTAAGGATTGCTCTTCTCATAGCTCATCTTGGAGTTCTCTGTCTGTTATTTGGCGTTTTGCTGAATGCTTATGTTCCACCGAAGATTTTTTCTTGGTTTAATATTTTGTCGCTGGCATTTCCTGTATTAATCTCTGTTTACTGTTTACTGACTGTAACATGGATTTTTATGTGGAAAAAAAGGGCTTTTGTTTTTATGTTTTTGGGATTGTTTTTCTTTTCTGCAACACAGCGCTGGGTCAATTTTAGTTCTCAAAAAGAAACAGGCGATTTAAAAATCATCACATTTAATACAAAAGGCGGAAAATTTGGTAAAAACGAAATCGAAAATTACATCAACGGAAAAGGTGCAGATATCGTTTTGCTGCAGGAAGACGGCAATCTTGATTATCAGTTTACAGGGTTAAAAAAAGCAAAGGAAAGACCTTTGAGTTCTCTTTATTCAAAATACGAGATTGTGGGGTACAAAGAGATTTTTGAAGGAATGTACAGCGAAGATTTTAATGCATTTGCCGATTATACAGATCTTAAAATTAATAATAAAACGGTTAGACTTGTTAATGTTTATCTTCAGCCATTTAAATTCGACAAAAGCATGGTTAAGCTTAAAGGAAACAGCGCTGAAGACGAAACGAAAGTGAAAAATATCGTAAAAAAACTCATCCCTACTTTCAAAATGCATCAGGATCAGATTGACATGATCAGAAAATATGTAGACAATTCTCCCTACCCCGTAATTATGACCGGAGATTTTAATGCAGTACCCAATTCCTATGAATATTATCATTTAGGCAAAAATCTGCAGGATGCCTTTGTAAAAGTGGGAAAAGGAAGTGCTACGAGTTTTCATGATTATAAATATCCGCTGCGTTTAGACTATATTTTTTCGTCAGAATCTATTCTTCCTGTTTCTTATGAAGTAGATCATTCAGTGAAAATTTCAGATCACTATCCTGTTTCGGCCACCTTAAAATTTTCAAACTAA